Proteins encoded in a region of the Vicia villosa cultivar HV-30 ecotype Madison, WI linkage group LG5, Vvil1.0, whole genome shotgun sequence genome:
- the LOC131601657 gene encoding zinc finger CCCH domain-containing protein 53-like, whose translation MDGYEATRTVFSRIQKMDPENASKIMGVLLIQDHGEKEMIRLAFGPESLIHSLIFKARKELGLPCSNNSPPTPSTPLSPSPFLSRQNSTSSRLTNGFNLPPSLTIPNPSSSSSSASWATMSDFHNHDDLIMSPNNMVLPSSATSPFYPNGASDPVDDFHLQDQLSFLNDGSDSSSLFPSYGWGGNSLHRRSCSVNDACLGSEDPNSGLGWKPCLYYARGYCKNGTSCRFLHGGLGDADAIVGSPNKVEMMDHCHELLRSKSSHPQRLAAAATAASHLMASNSFPYSPKCMNFLLQQQQNDTQRAAAAALMMSEELQKFGRSRLERNDFSLNSPTGMINPASRQIYLTFPADSTFREEDVSNYFSIYGPVQDVRIPYQQKRMFGFVTFVYPETVKLILSKGNPHFVCDARVLVKPYKEKGKIPDKKQIQQQQVDRDFSPCGTPTGLDARDQYDLPLGGRMFYNSQDILWRRKLEEQADLQQAALELQSRRLMGLQLLDIKKQHQRAFSTGSPVPSPTQSPNMFNQTLVLPSFHRTSESSEENGSSSAPATEIASQHSVNGYVGKEAVVNSEGNGNGKQSSNQDEELDLQECLEHNLPDSPFASPTKAAGVDLVAPFSNGPYEAIDSDPSANSKFGTSSKLLSTTSASPLDSMTSFKSYNNCQLPRFSSGHGTIGMFAGTGGPIGI comes from the exons ATGGATGGTTATGAAGCTACTAGGACAGTGTTTTCAAGGATCCAAAAAATGGACCCTGAAAATGCATCTAAAATCATGGGTGTACTTCTCATTCAAGACCATGGTGAGAAGGAAATGATAAGGTTAGCATTTGGTCCTGAATCACTCATTCACTCTCTCATTTTCAAAGCTAGAAAAGAGTTAGGACTACCTTGTAGTAATAACTCTCCACCAACACCTTCCACTCCTCTCTCACCATCACCTTTCCTCTCAAGGCAAAACTCAACTTCTTCAAGGCTTACTAATGGTTTCAACCTTCCTCCTTCTCTAACCATCCcaaacccttcttcttcttcctcttcagccTCTTGGGCTACCATGTCTGACTTTCATAACCATGATGATTTAATTATGAGTCCCAACAATATGGTTTTACCCTCTTCTGCTACTTCACCTTTCTATCCTAATGGTGCTTCAGATCCAGTTGATGATTTTCATCTCCAAGACCAACTTTCTTTCTTGAATGATGGTTCTGATTCTAGTTCTCTCTTTCCTTCCTATGGCTGGGGAGGTAACTCTCTTCACAGGAGGAGTTGTTCAGTCAATGATGCTTGTTTAGGTTCTGAGGACCCAAATTCTGGTTTAGGGTGGAAGCCTTGTCTTTATTATGCTAGAGGGTACTGTAAAAATGGTACTAGTTGTAGGTTCCTCCATGGTGGACTTGGGGATGCTGATGCAATTGTTGGGTCACCTAACAAAGTTGAGATGATGGATCACTGTCATGAACTCTTGAGATCTAAATCTAGTCATCCACAAAGATTGGCTGCTGCTGCTACTGCTGCTTCTCACCTCATGGCCTCTAACTCTTTCCCATACTCACCAAAGTGCATGAATTTCCTTTTACAGCAGCAACAAAATGATACTCAAAG AGCAGCAGCTGCAGCTCTAATGATGAGTGAAGAGTTGCAAAAATTTGGAAGGTCAAGGcttgaaagaaatgatttttctttgaataGTCCTACTGGAATGATTAACCCAGCTTCAAGACAAATCTACTTGACTTTCCCAGCTGATAGTACTTTCAGAGAGGAAGATGTCTCCAATTACTTCAG CATTTATGGTCCTGTTCAAGATGTGAGGATTCCATATCAGCAGAAGCGGATGTTCGGGTTTGTTACCTTTGTTTATCCAGAGACAGTGAAGCTCATTTTATCTAAAGGAAACCCTCATTTCGTTTGCGATGCTCGTGTACTCGTTAAGCCTTACAAGGAGAAGGGAAAAATTCCAGACAA GAAGCAGATACAGCAGCAGCAGGTAGATAGAGATTTTTCACCATGTGGAACTCCAACTGGACTTGATGCTAGAGACCAATATGATCTTCCACTTG GTGGAAGAATGTTTTACAATTCTCAAGACATCTTGTGGAGGAGGAAGCTAGAGGAACAAGCTGATCTACAGCAAGCAGCTCTCGAGCTACAAAGTAGAAGGTTGATGGGTCTGCAACTTCTTGATATTAAGAAGCAACACCAACGTGCATTTTCAACTGGAAGTCCAGTTCCTTCTCCTACTCAATCTCCTAACATGTTCAATCAAACTCTTGTTCTTCCTTCTTTTCACAGAACCTCAGAGTCCTCAGAGG AGAATGGTTCAAGTTCTGCTCCAGCTACAGAAATTGCTAGTCAACATTCAGTCAATGGCTATGTTGGCAAGGAAGCTGTGGTCAATAGTGAAGGCAATGGAAATGGCAAGCAAAGCTCAAATCAGGATGAAGAGCTTGATTTGCAAGAATG TTTGGAACACAATCTTCCTGATAGCCCTTTTGCTTCACCTACAAAAGCTGCTGGAGTAGACTTAGTGGCTCCTTTCTCTAATGGACCTTATGAGGCTATTGATTCAGATCCATCTGCTAACTCTAAATTTGGCACTAGTAGTAAATTACTTTCAACAACATCAGCATCACCTCTTGATAGTATGACCTCTTTTAAATCCTATAATAACTGCCAATTACCAAG GTTCTCTTCTGGACATGGAACTATTGGGATGTTTGCCGGCACCGGCGGCCCGATTGGCATTTAG